The following proteins are encoded in a genomic region of Ostrinia nubilalis chromosome 1, ilOstNubi1.1, whole genome shotgun sequence:
- the LOC135073307 gene encoding voltage-dependent calcium channel subunit alpha-2/delta-3 isoform X6, with the protein MCKVVSSVFLLLLVSLESRDCIASAHNDPRILLSSVQAWAVKLGTELYHFGEFITRKKEVQDSFKSAQIESRDGEKLVQSMSDDIRAMMELKISAVKRIVEAAENMAFDKQNEPVPEDFQFFNSKEMDDPYDEHAITTTQEPEFVFENWVVRPPTKNAHMHNNPHFSDIPVNINFSSVHIPTNVYAWAPEVIKGIHWSEGLDTHFINNYQSDPTLSWQYFGSSTGFMRHYPALKWRADPVDIYDCRTRAWYMEAAASPKDVVILVDRSGSMTGQRRDIAKHVVTNILDTLGNNDFVNVLTFANTVEEIVPCFEDSLVQATLGNLRELKLGLDNFETTEIANFSAALTRAFELLEMYRNNSGGANCNQAIMLVTDGVPYNYKELFEKYNWKYDTPVRVFTYLIGREVKVADVREVKWMACANRGYYVHLSTLAEVRERVLEHVNVLARPLVLQREKHPVVWTPVYANVTDPKVADYLWDQRERAEQKERFMSQRRDKNLFNSAQEQDRRWRITQMKQGQYSELGNSQYQLMTSVSMPVYDLRHNEMRIARLLGVAGTDVPLSEIQALMTPYKIGVNGYAFIVTNNGYILIHPDLRPVFQQILKPSYNSVDMIEVELFDDDRGPRNFSKELTALRKEVIDQKTGNKMMNTKYHMDDMKRVSRGKKHYYWTGISDSPFTLVVAIPENYGRHRITPPPTDDIHRLSLTSKNISARQYLSDKWSVHPEWLYCRHYERNFATAEDELLYFLERVAKPGWRWPAKPRPPEHHKNKPGHERHNNGTPDAKERNKVSNSTPRNEYYCDHGLMQALVYDARNTAWFNKTIESSASDDKAAEFIQRFGHIVAFLSTHSGLTRWQTHPAKDQDDKPEFGKQFPRSIDEVWYRRAVEQHYIDPLSYVYSVVMNTDKFPLNVSQAMITASHAVFHGDTHRKAPAAVVGFQFKHERLSEWFENITSSCEHNKECVTCLSEGWDCFLVDNNGWIVVSEDAKQTGQFFGKIRPDIMSKLIEEEVYKAVHIVDYQAVCFRERKTTNFASVLTTPLENMRMVMAWILASAIWLYNSIAVTVAQASGYPALDYEYVTPTAYQSYENDEEMYEYSSRPPSKGQERDFEKLVLINRTRPTPCDREMYLYQLEYSNLDDKLNQPVANCERPYYVQLVNYTNMLMIVVDSVCPKGEGPIMSIDPTEVQYNESLPCLKHMHPLYRKQPTSCIRNHTEESNIDMCGRCSLLQRNTVWLSLIFMLRYF; encoded by the exons ATGTGCAAGGTCGTATCGTCGGTGTTCCTGCTGCTTCTCGTGTCCCTCGAAAGTCGGGACTGCATCGCCAGTGCACATAATGATCCCAGAATATTGCTTAGCTC CGTGCAAGCATGGGCGGTCAAGCTTGGCACAGAATTATACCATTTCGGCGAGTTTATCACAAGAAAAAAGGAAGTGCAAGAT AGTTTCAAATCGGCTCAAATTGAGTCTCGAGATGGTGAAAAGCTAGTTCAAAGTATGTCTGATGATATACGCGCGATGATGGAACTCAAGATAAGCGCTGTCAAAAGAATAGTAGAAGCAGCAGAGAATATGGCCTTTGATAAACAAAATGAACCAGTACCTGAAGATTTCCAATTTTTCAACAGCAAAGAAATGGATGATCCGTACGACGAACACGCGATCACGACCACACAAGAGCCAGAATTCGTTTTTGAAAATTGGGTCGTAAGGCCACCGACTAAGAACGCTCATATGCATAACAATCCGCACTTTTCCGATATCCCCGTAAATATTAACTTCAGCAGTGTCCACATTCCAACAAATGTTTATGCTTGGG CACCAGAAGTCATAAAAGGAATTCATTGGTCAGAAGGATTAGACACACATTTTATAAACAACTACCAAAGTGATCCGACGCTATCATGGCAATACTTCGGCAGTTCTACTGGGTTTATGCGACACTACCCAG CGTTAAAATGGAGAGCAGATCCTGTCGATATTTATGACTGCCGAACAAGAGCTTGGTATATGGAAGCCGCAGCAAGCCCTAAGGATGTAGTAATTCTAGTAGATAGGAGTGGTTCTATGACTGGCCAACGGCGTGACATAGCTAAACATGTCGTTACTAATATTTTGGATACTCTTGGCAACAATGATTTTGTAAACGTTCTGACGTTTGCTAATACTGTGGAGGAAATAGTACCTTGCTTTGAAGACTCCCTTGTTCAG gcgACCTTGGGAAATCTTCGCGAGTTGAAATTAGGTCTTGACAACTTCGAAACAACGGAGATAGCAAACTTTTCAGCAGCTTTGACCCGTGCGTTTGAGCTTTTGGAAATGTATAGAAATAATAGCGGCGGAGCCAACTGCAACCAA GCAATCATGCTGGTTACGGACGGCGTCCCATATAATTACAAGGAACTGTTCGAGAAGTACAACTGGAAGTACGATACTCCTGTGAGGGTGTTCACGTACCTGATAGGGCGTGAGGTAAAG GTGGCCGACGTGAGAGAAGTGAAGTGGATGGCGTGCGCGAATCGCGGCTACTACGTGCACCTGAGCACGCTAGCTGAGGTGCGGGAGCGCGTGCTAGAGCACGTCAATGTGCTGGCACGCCCGCTCGTGCTGCAGAGAGAGAAGCATCCTGTGGTCTGGACCCCAGTTTATGCTAACGTAACG GACCCAAAAGTTGCTGACTATTTATGGGATCAGCGAGAACGAGCTGAACAGAAGGAGCGTTTCATGAGTCAACGGCGGGATAAGAATCTTTTCAACTCAGCACAAGAACAAGATAGGCGATGGAGAATTACCCAG ATGAAACAGGGTCAGTATAGCGAACTTGGAAATTCCCAGTATCAATTGATGACCTCAGTTTCGATGCCAGTTTACGATCTTCGTCACAACGAG atGCGTATAGCTAGACTATTAGGTGTGGCGGGAACTGATGTCCCATTATCAGAAATACAAGCTCTCATGACTCCTTACAAG ATTGGTGTCAACGGTTATGCTTTTATAGTAACGAATAACGGATACATACTGATTCATCCTGATTTACGGCCtgtg TTTCAACAAATATTGAAACCCAGTTATAACAGCGTTGATATGATCGAAGTAGAACTTTTTGATGACGACAGAGGGCCAAGGAATTTCAGCAAAGAATTGACTGCG CTCCGAAAAGAAGTGATCGATCAGAAAACGGGTAACAAAATGATGAATACAAAGTACCACATGGACGACATG AAAAGGGTGTCCCGTGGTAAGAAGCACTACTACTGGACTGGCATCAGCGACTCACCCTTCACTCTGGTGGTGGCCATCCCAGAGAACTACGGCCGGCACCGCATCACACCGCCGCCTACAGATGACATCCACCGCCTCTCGCTCACATCCAAGAACATTTCGGCGAGGCAGTACTTGTCCGACAAGTGGAGCGTTCACCCTGAATG GCTGTACTGCCGCCACTACGAGCGTAACTTCGCGACCGCAGAAGATGAGCTGCTGTATTTCCTCGAACGCGTGGCCAAGCCGGGCTGGAGGTGGCCGGCCAAGCCGCGCCCACCGGAGCACCACAAGAACAAACCCGGACACGAGCGACATAACAACG GCACTCCGGACGCCAAAGAACGCAATAAGGTATCGAACAGCACACCCAGGAATGAATACTACT GTGACCACGGTTTGATGCAGGCTTTAGTTTACGATGCCAGGAACACGGCCTGGTTCAACAAGACGATAGAGAGCTCTGCGTCTGATGACAAAGC GGCGGAGTTCATTCAGCGGTTCGGACACATCGTCGCGTTCCTGTCGACCCACAGCGGACTGACCCGGTGGCAAACACATCCAGCCAAGGACCAAGATgacaa GCCTGAATTCGGAAAACAGTTCCCGCGTTCTATCGACGAAGTGTGGTATCGTCGCGCCGTGGAGCAACACTACATAGACCCATTGAGCTACGTGTACAGTGTAGTTATGAACACGGATAAATTCCCCTTGAACGTGAGCCAGGCCATGATCACGGCATCACACGCGGTCTTCCACGGAGACACGCATAGGAAGGCTCCCGCAGCTGTCGTGGGCTTTCAGTTCAAGCATGAGAGACTGAGCGAGTGGTTCGAGAATATTACTTCTTCA TGCGAACACAACAAGGAATGTGTAACATGTTTAAGTGAAGGTTGGGACTGCTTCTTAGTGGACAATAACGGTTGGATAGTAGTCAGCGAAGATGCTAAACAAACTGGACAGTTCTTCGGGAAA ATTCGTCCAGATATCATGTCCAAGTTGATAGAAGAGGAAGTGTACAAGGCCGTGCATATCGTGGATTACCAAGCAGTTTGTTTCAGAGAGAGAAAAACTACTAATTTCGCATCAGTTTTAACAACG CCACTAGAAAATATGCGGATGGTAATGGCATGGATCCTAGCGAGTGCCATCTGGCTCTACAACTCCATCGCCGTGACCGTCGCCCAAGCTTCAGGTTACCCTGCTCTGGACTACG AGTATGTTACACCCACTG CTTACCAGAGCTACGAAAACGATGAAGAAATGTACGAATACTCTTCGAGGCCGCCTTCAAAAGGGCAAGAGAGGGATTTTGAGAAACTTGTTCTGATAAATAGGACAAGACCTACTCCGTGCGACCGAGAAATGTATCTTTACCAGCTTGAGTACAGCAATTTGGATGACAAACTCAACCAGCCAGTGGCCAACTGTGAGAGGCCTTATTATGTGCAGTTAGTTAATTATACGAATATGCTGATGATAGTGGTGGACTCGGTCTGCCCGAAAGGAGAGGGGCCGATCATGTCGATCGATCCGACGGAGGTGCAATACAATGAGTCGCTGCCGTGTTTGAAACACATGCACCCTCTGTATAGAAAGCAACCGACATCTTGCATCAGGAATCATACCGAA GAAAGTAATATTGATATGTGCGGGCGATGCAGTTTGCTTCAGCGCAATACGGTTTGGCTCTCGCTGATCTTCATGCTTCGTTATTTTTAA
- the LOC135073307 gene encoding voltage-dependent calcium channel subunit alpha-2/delta-3 isoform X3 produces the protein MCKVVSSVFLLLLVSLESRDCIASAHNDPRILLSSVQAWAVKLGTELYHFGEFITRKKEVQDSFKSAQIESRDGEKLVQSMSDDIRAMMELKISAVKRIVEAAENMAFDKQNEPVPEDFQFFNSKEMDDPYDEHAITTTQEPEFVFENWVVRPPTKNAHMHNNPHFSDIPVNINFSSVHIPTNVYAWAPEVIKGIHWSEGLDTHFINNYQSDPTLSWQYFGSSTGFMRHYPALKWRADPVDIYDCRTRAWYMEAAASPKDVVILVDRSGSMTGQRRDIAKHVVTNILDTLGNNDFVNVLTFANTVEEIVPCFEDSLVQATLGNLRELKLGLDNFETTEIANFSAALTRAFELLEMYRNNSGGANCNQAIMLVTDGVPYNYKELFEKYNWKYDTPVRVFTYLIGREVKVADVREVKWMACANRGYYVHLSTLAEVRERVLEHVNVLARPLVLQREKHPVVWTPVYANVTDPKVADYLWDQRERAEQKERFMSQRRDKNLFNSAQEQDRRWRITQMKQGQYSELGNSQYQLMTSVSMPVYDLRHNENITENVLINEAYWVSVTKESVEENGQKEMRIARLLGVAGTDVPLSEIQALMTPYKIGVNGYAFIVTNNGYILIHPDLRPVFQQILKPSYNSVDMIEVELFDDDRGPRNFSKELTALRKEVIDQKTGNKMMNTKYHMDDMKRVSRGKKHYYWTGISDSPFTLVVAIPENYGRHRITPPPTDDIHRLSLTSKNISARQYLSDKWSVHPEWLYCRHYERNFATAEDELLYFLERVAKPGWRWPAKPRPPEHHKNKPGHERHNNGTPDAKERNKVSNSTPRNEYYCDHGLMQALVYDARNTAWFNKTIESSASDDKAAEFIQRFGHIVAFLSTHSGLTRWQTHPAKDQDDKPEFGKQFPRSIDEVWYRRAVEQHYIDPLSYVYSVVMNTDKFPLNVSQAMITASHAVFHGDTHRKAPAAVVGFQFKHERLSEWFENITSSCEHNKECVTCLSEGWDCFLVDNNGWIVVSEDAKQTGQFFGKIRPDIMSKLIEEEVYKAVHIVDYQAVCFRERKTTNFASVLTTPLENMRMVMAWILASAIWLYNSIAVTVAQASGYPALDYAYQSYENDEEMYEYSSRPPSKGQERDFEKLVLINRTRPTPCDREMYLYQLEYSNLDDKLNQPVANCERPYYVQLVNYTNMLMIVVDSVCPKGEGPIMSIDPTEVQYNESLPCLKHMHPLYRKQPTSCIRNHTEESNIDMCGRCSLLQRNTVWLSLIFMLRYF, from the exons ATGTGCAAGGTCGTATCGTCGGTGTTCCTGCTGCTTCTCGTGTCCCTCGAAAGTCGGGACTGCATCGCCAGTGCACATAATGATCCCAGAATATTGCTTAGCTC CGTGCAAGCATGGGCGGTCAAGCTTGGCACAGAATTATACCATTTCGGCGAGTTTATCACAAGAAAAAAGGAAGTGCAAGAT AGTTTCAAATCGGCTCAAATTGAGTCTCGAGATGGTGAAAAGCTAGTTCAAAGTATGTCTGATGATATACGCGCGATGATGGAACTCAAGATAAGCGCTGTCAAAAGAATAGTAGAAGCAGCAGAGAATATGGCCTTTGATAAACAAAATGAACCAGTACCTGAAGATTTCCAATTTTTCAACAGCAAAGAAATGGATGATCCGTACGACGAACACGCGATCACGACCACACAAGAGCCAGAATTCGTTTTTGAAAATTGGGTCGTAAGGCCACCGACTAAGAACGCTCATATGCATAACAATCCGCACTTTTCCGATATCCCCGTAAATATTAACTTCAGCAGTGTCCACATTCCAACAAATGTTTATGCTTGGG CACCAGAAGTCATAAAAGGAATTCATTGGTCAGAAGGATTAGACACACATTTTATAAACAACTACCAAAGTGATCCGACGCTATCATGGCAATACTTCGGCAGTTCTACTGGGTTTATGCGACACTACCCAG CGTTAAAATGGAGAGCAGATCCTGTCGATATTTATGACTGCCGAACAAGAGCTTGGTATATGGAAGCCGCAGCAAGCCCTAAGGATGTAGTAATTCTAGTAGATAGGAGTGGTTCTATGACTGGCCAACGGCGTGACATAGCTAAACATGTCGTTACTAATATTTTGGATACTCTTGGCAACAATGATTTTGTAAACGTTCTGACGTTTGCTAATACTGTGGAGGAAATAGTACCTTGCTTTGAAGACTCCCTTGTTCAG gcgACCTTGGGAAATCTTCGCGAGTTGAAATTAGGTCTTGACAACTTCGAAACAACGGAGATAGCAAACTTTTCAGCAGCTTTGACCCGTGCGTTTGAGCTTTTGGAAATGTATAGAAATAATAGCGGCGGAGCCAACTGCAACCAA GCAATCATGCTGGTTACGGACGGCGTCCCATATAATTACAAGGAACTGTTCGAGAAGTACAACTGGAAGTACGATACTCCTGTGAGGGTGTTCACGTACCTGATAGGGCGTGAGGTAAAG GTGGCCGACGTGAGAGAAGTGAAGTGGATGGCGTGCGCGAATCGCGGCTACTACGTGCACCTGAGCACGCTAGCTGAGGTGCGGGAGCGCGTGCTAGAGCACGTCAATGTGCTGGCACGCCCGCTCGTGCTGCAGAGAGAGAAGCATCCTGTGGTCTGGACCCCAGTTTATGCTAACGTAACG GACCCAAAAGTTGCTGACTATTTATGGGATCAGCGAGAACGAGCTGAACAGAAGGAGCGTTTCATGAGTCAACGGCGGGATAAGAATCTTTTCAACTCAGCACAAGAACAAGATAGGCGATGGAGAATTACCCAG ATGAAACAGGGTCAGTATAGCGAACTTGGAAATTCCCAGTATCAATTGATGACCTCAGTTTCGATGCCAGTTTACGATCTTCGTCACAACGAG AACATCACAGAGAATGTACTGATAAATGAAGCTTACTGGGTATCAGTTACAAAAGAG TCCGTAGAGGAGAACGGCCAGAAGGAG atGCGTATAGCTAGACTATTAGGTGTGGCGGGAACTGATGTCCCATTATCAGAAATACAAGCTCTCATGACTCCTTACAAG ATTGGTGTCAACGGTTATGCTTTTATAGTAACGAATAACGGATACATACTGATTCATCCTGATTTACGGCCtgtg TTTCAACAAATATTGAAACCCAGTTATAACAGCGTTGATATGATCGAAGTAGAACTTTTTGATGACGACAGAGGGCCAAGGAATTTCAGCAAAGAATTGACTGCG CTCCGAAAAGAAGTGATCGATCAGAAAACGGGTAACAAAATGATGAATACAAAGTACCACATGGACGACATG AAAAGGGTGTCCCGTGGTAAGAAGCACTACTACTGGACTGGCATCAGCGACTCACCCTTCACTCTGGTGGTGGCCATCCCAGAGAACTACGGCCGGCACCGCATCACACCGCCGCCTACAGATGACATCCACCGCCTCTCGCTCACATCCAAGAACATTTCGGCGAGGCAGTACTTGTCCGACAAGTGGAGCGTTCACCCTGAATG GCTGTACTGCCGCCACTACGAGCGTAACTTCGCGACCGCAGAAGATGAGCTGCTGTATTTCCTCGAACGCGTGGCCAAGCCGGGCTGGAGGTGGCCGGCCAAGCCGCGCCCACCGGAGCACCACAAGAACAAACCCGGACACGAGCGACATAACAACG GCACTCCGGACGCCAAAGAACGCAATAAGGTATCGAACAGCACACCCAGGAATGAATACTACT GTGACCACGGTTTGATGCAGGCTTTAGTTTACGATGCCAGGAACACGGCCTGGTTCAACAAGACGATAGAGAGCTCTGCGTCTGATGACAAAGC GGCGGAGTTCATTCAGCGGTTCGGACACATCGTCGCGTTCCTGTCGACCCACAGCGGACTGACCCGGTGGCAAACACATCCAGCCAAGGACCAAGATgacaa GCCTGAATTCGGAAAACAGTTCCCGCGTTCTATCGACGAAGTGTGGTATCGTCGCGCCGTGGAGCAACACTACATAGACCCATTGAGCTACGTGTACAGTGTAGTTATGAACACGGATAAATTCCCCTTGAACGTGAGCCAGGCCATGATCACGGCATCACACGCGGTCTTCCACGGAGACACGCATAGGAAGGCTCCCGCAGCTGTCGTGGGCTTTCAGTTCAAGCATGAGAGACTGAGCGAGTGGTTCGAGAATATTACTTCTTCA TGCGAACACAACAAGGAATGTGTAACATGTTTAAGTGAAGGTTGGGACTGCTTCTTAGTGGACAATAACGGTTGGATAGTAGTCAGCGAAGATGCTAAACAAACTGGACAGTTCTTCGGGAAA ATTCGTCCAGATATCATGTCCAAGTTGATAGAAGAGGAAGTGTACAAGGCCGTGCATATCGTGGATTACCAAGCAGTTTGTTTCAGAGAGAGAAAAACTACTAATTTCGCATCAGTTTTAACAACG CCACTAGAAAATATGCGGATGGTAATGGCATGGATCCTAGCGAGTGCCATCTGGCTCTACAACTCCATCGCCGTGACCGTCGCCCAAGCTTCAGGTTACCCTGCTCTGGACTACG CTTACCAGAGCTACGAAAACGATGAAGAAATGTACGAATACTCTTCGAGGCCGCCTTCAAAAGGGCAAGAGAGGGATTTTGAGAAACTTGTTCTGATAAATAGGACAAGACCTACTCCGTGCGACCGAGAAATGTATCTTTACCAGCTTGAGTACAGCAATTTGGATGACAAACTCAACCAGCCAGTGGCCAACTGTGAGAGGCCTTATTATGTGCAGTTAGTTAATTATACGAATATGCTGATGATAGTGGTGGACTCGGTCTGCCCGAAAGGAGAGGGGCCGATCATGTCGATCGATCCGACGGAGGTGCAATACAATGAGTCGCTGCCGTGTTTGAAACACATGCACCCTCTGTATAGAAAGCAACCGACATCTTGCATCAGGAATCATACCGAA GAAAGTAATATTGATATGTGCGGGCGATGCAGTTTGCTTCAGCGCAATACGGTTTGGCTCTCGCTGATCTTCATGCTTCGTTATTTTTAA